The Novibacillus thermophilus genome segment CTGCTCGGGACAATGTGTACCCGTTAGATGTCCAGTACAAGCAGTTTGTGGATGTCCAGTTGTATAATTCTTACCGGCTTTTACAAGAATTGTTCGATGACGATGTGATGGCGATTACGAGCAAGCTGGACGAGAAAAAAGAGGATCAAAAGAATTGGATGATTGAAAGGGCTGAAGCGTATATACAGGAATACTATACATCAAACATTAAAGCGTATGAAGTTGCAGATGTGATCAATGTTTCGCCTAATTACTTCAGTTATTTATTTAAACAAAAGACGGGAAAAAAATTTAATGAATATGTCAATCAGCTAAGGGTTGAGGAAGCCAAATCACTCCTCGTCGAAACCCCTTTTAAGGTTAGTGAGATATCCGAGCAAGTCGGATTTCAGGAGTATAAGTACTTTGCAGAAGTATTCAAAAGTTTACTGGTATCACGCCCACGGCTTATCGCCATTTGATGTCAAAAAATGAACGAGTGAAGCAAGGAGGAACATAATATGGGAGAAATCAAGGTCAAAGTGCCGGAAGATTTTATGATGGGGCGGCGGCTTCCGCATGGCAAACAGAGGGATGGTCCGGAAAGAAAGATTTTCAAGATTCCTACTTGGATGTTTGGTACAAACATGACAAAAACGTGTGGCACAACGGATACGGGCCCGCAGTCGCGACAGACTTTTATCATCGTTACAAAGAAGACATACGGCACATGAAGGAGATCGGGCTCACCCATTTTAGAACATCCATCAATTGGTCCCGTTTCTTAGTCGATTATGAACATGCCGTAGTAGACGAAGAGTATGCGCGTTACGTCGACGATGTGATCCATGAACTGATTGAAAATGGTATCGAACCGATGATATGCCTTGAACACTATGAAATTCCGGCCGTTTTATTTGAGAAATACGGCGGTTGGGGCTCCAAACACGTCGTGGACTTATTCGTTCAATACGCGGAAAAAGTGTTTGAACGTTACGGTGACCGTGTGAAACATTGGTTCACCTTTAATGAACCGATTGTTGTTCAAACACGCGTATATTTAGATGCCGTTCGCTGGCCATTTGAGCAAAATACAAAAAAATGGATGCAATGGAACTACAACAAGAGCTTAGCCACTGCCCGGGTCGTGAAGTTGTTTAAAGCATTAGGTTTGCGAGAAAAGACAGGCGCTAAAATCGGTGTGATTTTAAACCCCGAGGTGACCTATGCGCGGTCTGTCGCCGAACATGACCAAGAAGCCGCGAGAATGTACGATTTATTTTTCAACCGCATCTTTTTAGACCCGTCGATCAAAGGAGAATATCCACAAGCGCTATTTGAGTTGATGGAAAAACACAGTATCGCGTTCGAGCATAC includes the following:
- a CDS encoding helix-turn-helix domain-containing protein, coding for MQGDFDQGHQSIRASARDNVYPLDVQYKQFVDVQLYNSYRLLQELFDDDVMAITSKLDEKKEDQKNWMIERAEAYIQEYYTSNIKAYEVADVINVSPNYFSYLFKQKTGKKFNEYVNQLRVEEAKSLLVETPFKVSEISEQVGFQEYKYFAEVFKSLLVSRPRLIAI